From the genome of Muricauda sp. SCSIO 64092, one region includes:
- a CDS encoding glycoside hydrolase family 65 protein — MISKNIKLPPRHIYPLDDWRFIQKKYSPQYLAQDETVFAIANGYLGFRGNHEEGTPVVQRGTFINGFHEQWPIRYGESAYGFAKTGQTMLNVTDSKVIRLYVDDEPFYLPTADLKSYERVLDMKAGTLNRTVLWETASGKRVSIRSTRIVSMEHRHVAAISYEVTVLNAPAKLIISSKLRCPTEKLDPKEDKEDPRKSPKFDHSVFVPQVSQVNDQRVLLGHQIRTSGMTLACGVDHEIQTENTYSYKSECYEDSAKIVYSLKAEEGVPFRMIKYMVYHSSRNAPVVELCERTERTLDSVTQDGFEELTEGQQRFMDNFWTNSDIEVSMYRDRRTQQCLRFNLFHILQASARVEGTGIGARGLTGEAYEGHYFWDTEIYLMPFLIYTSPKVAKNLLRFRYSLLDKARKRARELNQKGALFPWRTITGDEASAFFAAGTAQYHINADIMYALRKYVEVTGDEEFLFEYGAEMLIETARFWADLGFYSTNGKDQFHIHGVTGPDEYTAIVNNNAFTNIMARENLRYAVESLELLRKKAPDSFEGLAKDTDLGPEEIEEWRNAAAKMYIPYDEEKGIHPQDDEFLKKEVWDFENTPLENYPLLLHYHPLVIYRFQVIKQADVVMAMFLLGHEFSKEQKKKNFDYYDPLTTGDSSLSSCVYSILAFELGYLDRAMELIKYAAWMDLADVGGNVKDGAHIASMGGTWMAIVYGLAGLRDYGGKISFNPKSPPRTRAVRFPLTVRGKLLEVMIQRDKVTYTLKKGKALTIHHGAEEIKLTEQQPCCIKELGDAN; from the coding sequence ATGATTTCGAAAAATATTAAACTCCCCCCCAGGCATATTTATCCTTTGGATGATTGGAGGTTCATCCAAAAAAAATATTCACCCCAATATCTGGCCCAGGATGAAACCGTTTTTGCCATTGCAAACGGCTATCTTGGTTTTCGGGGCAACCATGAGGAAGGAACGCCTGTGGTACAGCGGGGAACCTTTATCAACGGATTTCATGAACAATGGCCCATCCGTTATGGGGAATCTGCCTATGGATTTGCCAAAACGGGGCAAACCATGCTGAATGTTACTGATAGCAAAGTAATTAGGCTCTATGTGGATGACGAGCCATTTTACCTTCCTACCGCAGATCTTAAGTCTTATGAACGGGTACTTGATATGAAAGCCGGCACCCTGAATCGGACTGTTCTTTGGGAAACCGCTTCTGGCAAACGCGTTTCCATCCGCTCTACCCGAATCGTTTCTATGGAACACCGGCATGTTGCCGCCATTTCCTATGAGGTGACGGTGCTGAATGCACCGGCCAAACTCATCATCTCCTCTAAATTACGTTGTCCCACGGAGAAACTTGATCCTAAGGAGGATAAGGAGGATCCGAGAAAATCCCCCAAATTCGACCATAGTGTTTTTGTGCCACAAGTGAGTCAGGTTAACGACCAAAGGGTGCTTTTAGGGCATCAGATCCGTACCAGTGGTATGACGCTGGCCTGTGGTGTAGATCATGAGATTCAAACGGAGAATACCTATTCCTATAAAAGCGAGTGTTATGAGGATTCCGCCAAGATCGTTTATTCGCTAAAAGCCGAGGAGGGAGTGCCCTTTCGGATGATAAAATACATGGTGTACCACAGTTCCCGAAATGCGCCCGTTGTTGAACTTTGCGAGCGTACCGAACGAACACTGGACTCCGTGACACAAGACGGTTTCGAAGAATTGACCGAGGGCCAGCAGCGCTTTATGGACAATTTTTGGACCAACAGCGATATTGAAGTTTCCATGTATAGAGACCGGAGAACGCAGCAATGCCTCCGCTTTAATCTATTCCATATCCTTCAGGCGTCCGCTCGTGTGGAAGGCACCGGAATCGGGGCCAGGGGTCTTACCGGAGAAGCCTATGAAGGTCATTATTTCTGGGACACCGAGATTTACCTGATGCCCTTTTTAATCTATACCTCGCCAAAAGTGGCCAAGAACCTTCTGCGTTTCCGATACAGCCTTCTGGATAAAGCGCGCAAACGTGCCAGGGAACTTAATCAGAAAGGGGCGCTCTTCCCATGGAGAACCATTACCGGCGATGAAGCTTCTGCTTTTTTTGCCGCTGGAACCGCACAATATCATATCAATGCGGATATCATGTACGCCTTGAGAAAATACGTTGAGGTAACCGGCGATGAGGAGTTTCTTTTTGAATACGGGGCCGAGATGCTGATCGAAACGGCACGCTTCTGGGCCGATCTGGGCTTCTATTCAACTAACGGAAAGGACCAGTTTCATATCCATGGCGTAACGGGGCCAGATGAATATACCGCCATTGTAAACAACAATGCCTTTACCAACATAATGGCCCGTGAAAATCTACGATACGCCGTGGAGAGTTTGGAGTTGCTTCGGAAAAAGGCGCCGGACAGCTTTGAGGGCTTGGCAAAGGATACCGATCTTGGCCCGGAAGAAATCGAAGAATGGAGAAATGCCGCAGCCAAAATGTATATCCCATACGATGAAGAAAAAGGAATTCATCCACAGGATGATGAATTCCTGAAAAAGGAAGTCTGGGATTTTGAAAATACCCCTTTGGAAAACTATCCTTTGCTGCTCCACTACCATCCCCTGGTCATCTACCGCTTTCAGGTCATTAAACAGGCCGATGTAGTCATGGCCATGTTTCTTTTGGGCCATGAATTTTCGAAGGAACAAAAGAAAAAGAATTTCGACTACTACGATCCCCTAACTACGGGAGACTCCTCATTGTCTTCCTGCGTCTACAGTATCCTGGCATTTGAACTGGGGTATCTGGATAGGGCCATGGAGCTAATCAAGTATGCCGCCTGGATGGATCTGGCCGATGTAGGGGGAAATGTGAAGGACGGGGCCCATATCGCTTCCATGGGCGGCACATGGATGGCCATCGTATATGGTTTGGCCGGTTTGCGTGATTATGGGGGTAAAATCAGCTTTAATCCCAAAAGCCCTCCCCGGACCCGAGCGGTGCGCTTCCCTTTAACGGTTCGTGGTAAACTGCTGGAGGTGATGATCCAAAGGGACAAGGTGACCTATACGCTAAAAAAAGGCAAGGCCCTTACCATCCATCACGGGGCGGAAGAAATAAAACTTACGGAACAGCAGCCCTGCTGCATTAAGGAGTTGGGCGATGCCAATTGA
- the mce gene encoding methylmalonyl-CoA epimerase, producing the protein MDKIEHIGIAVKDLAVSNTLFEKLLGVPSYKMEEVASEGVKTSFFKSGPNKIELLEATHADSAIAKYLEKKGEGIHHIAFAVDDLEAEIKRLEGEGFVVLPGFPKNGADNKRVAFLHPKGTNGVLTELCQDLG; encoded by the coding sequence ATGGATAAAATTGAACACATCGGTATTGCAGTAAAGGATTTAGCGGTTTCCAATACACTTTTTGAAAAGCTATTGGGTGTACCAAGTTATAAAATGGAAGAAGTGGCTTCAGAAGGCGTGAAAACCTCATTTTTTAAGTCGGGACCCAATAAAATCGAACTTTTGGAGGCGACCCATGCGGACAGTGCCATTGCAAAGTATTTGGAGAAAAAAGGCGAGGGAATCCACCACATTGCCTTTGCCGTTGATGATTTGGAGGCGGAAATAAAGCGATTGGAAGGGGAAGGGTTCGTGGTGTTACCGGGATTTCCCAAGAATGGAGCGGATAATAAGCGCGTTGCATTTTTACACCCAAAAGGCACCAACGGCGTTTTGACCGAGCTTTGTCAGGATTTGGGGTAA
- a CDS encoding ABC transporter permease, which translates to MNFPTYIAKRYLRSKSSQNAVNIINFFTFLVIIIGSAALFLVLSAFAGLKTFSLQFTNTFDPDVKAVPVTGKFFSLTAEEKDALETTEGIASYSNEIVERVYLSYDDKNCIAYIKGVDEHYRQVTAVDSTLYFGNWGVDENQAVIGIGIFNLLGGPMGNMSPLNAITLKPGNRSITADVLGSKSFYNQMPLVVSGVYAVEDGLDKTYVFAPLPMVQAFLEKDSTQISGINFKVEEGVAISKAKEHLKTVLGDKALVLSRQELNTTLYKMLKTENTATYLIFTLVLIIALFNVVGAIIMMILDKRGNSKTLFALGTTIKQLRQIYFYQGVFVTCFGGLVGIALGSLIVVSQLVFKWWRITPSLAYPVEYQFVNILIVLGTIVVLGLISSKIASSRISKKLLA; encoded by the coding sequence TTGAACTTCCCCACCTACATCGCCAAGCGGTACCTACGCTCAAAGAGCAGTCAGAATGCGGTCAATATCATTAACTTTTTTACTTTTTTGGTCATTATCATTGGATCGGCGGCCTTATTTCTGGTCCTTTCCGCTTTTGCGGGACTCAAGACCTTTAGCCTCCAGTTTACGAATACCTTTGACCCGGATGTAAAGGCCGTTCCCGTAACTGGGAAATTCTTTTCCTTGACTGCCGAAGAAAAGGATGCCCTGGAAACCACGGAAGGAATAGCCTCCTATTCCAACGAAATAGTGGAACGGGTATACCTTAGTTATGACGATAAAAACTGTATCGCCTACATCAAAGGTGTTGATGAACACTACAGGCAGGTTACGGCGGTGGACAGCACCCTGTATTTTGGCAATTGGGGAGTGGATGAAAATCAGGCCGTCATTGGTATTGGCATATTCAATCTCCTGGGCGGTCCTATGGGCAATATGTCGCCCCTGAATGCCATCACCTTAAAACCTGGGAATCGCTCCATTACGGCCGATGTGCTGGGTTCAAAATCCTTTTATAACCAAATGCCCCTGGTGGTAAGCGGAGTGTACGCCGTGGAAGATGGTTTGGACAAGACCTACGTATTTGCCCCTTTGCCCATGGTTCAGGCTTTTTTGGAAAAGGATTCCACCCAAATTTCAGGTATCAATTTTAAGGTGGAGGAAGGGGTTGCCATTTCCAAGGCAAAGGAGCACCTTAAAACCGTTCTTGGGGACAAAGCGCTGGTACTGTCCCGTCAGGAATTGAACACCACCCTCTACAAAATGCTGAAAACGGAAAATACGGCCACCTATCTCATTTTTACTTTGGTTTTGATCATCGCCTTGTTCAATGTAGTAGGCGCCATTATCATGATGATCTTGGATAAACGGGGAAACTCCAAAACACTTTTTGCTTTGGGAACGACCATAAAGCAGCTACGGCAGATTTATTTTTACCAAGGGGTCTTTGTAACCTGTTTTGGGGGCTTGGTAGGTATTGCTTTGGGCTCGTTGATCGTGGTTTCCCAATTGGTGTTCAAATGGTGGCGCATTACCCCGTCCCTTGCCTATCCCGTGGAATATCAGTTCGTAAACATCTTGATTGTTTTGGGGACCATAGTCGTGCTGGGGCTTATTTCTTCCAAAATAGCGAGCAGTAGAATATCCAAAAAGTTATTGGCCTAG
- a CDS encoding M20/M25/M40 family metallo-hydrolase has product MKKIVGFCVLVLFLVCCKTTVEQPSLKEDVAFLASDALKGRATGSTDEIEAATYLAKRLESMGYDSKGGAGTYFQTFTFKNKRDPHQEIQYVSAGDSTITGTNVMGFWDNKAEKTIVLGAHYDHLGMGGEGSLYRGEPEIHNGADDNASGVAAILKLAHHLKDSLTATNIMVQFYSGEELGLLGSNYFCKNPTIDLEKVSYMINLDMVGRLREDKTLSISGVGTSPIWKQTLNANNNGFKLVLNESGVGPSDHTSFYLQDIPALHFFTGQHEDYHRPTDDADKLNYDGMEQLVAYLTSVCMDLDKGSKLMFKTTKNESEEVPRFKVGLGVIPDYLFDGKGMRIDGISEDKPAQKAGLQKGDVVIQLGDSTVTDMMSYMRALSSFEKGDATKVVIDRNGEKIEVEIQF; this is encoded by the coding sequence ATGAAAAAAATAGTTGGGTTTTGTGTTTTGGTCTTGTTCCTCGTGTGCTGCAAAACGACTGTTGAACAACCCAGCCTAAAGGAAGATGTCGCTTTTTTGGCTTCGGACGCTTTAAAGGGAAGGGCCACGGGTTCTACGGATGAAATAGAAGCGGCCACGTATTTGGCAAAACGACTGGAATCCATGGGCTACGATTCCAAAGGAGGGGCAGGGACCTATTTTCAAACCTTTACCTTTAAAAACAAACGTGACCCACATCAGGAAATCCAATATGTTTCTGCTGGGGACAGTACCATAACGGGGACCAATGTTATGGGATTTTGGGATAACAAGGCAGAAAAAACCATTGTCCTGGGCGCGCATTATGACCATTTGGGAATGGGTGGCGAAGGATCCCTGTACCGGGGAGAACCCGAAATCCATAATGGTGCGGATGACAATGCCAGTGGTGTGGCGGCCATCCTAAAACTTGCCCATCACTTGAAGGACAGCCTTACGGCAACCAATATTATGGTCCAATTCTATTCCGGGGAGGAGTTGGGGCTTTTGGGATCGAACTATTTCTGCAAAAACCCTACAATCGATTTGGAAAAGGTCAGCTATATGATCAACCTGGATATGGTGGGGAGGCTTCGCGAGGACAAAACGCTATCCATTAGCGGAGTGGGCACTTCCCCTATTTGGAAACAGACCCTTAATGCCAATAACAATGGGTTTAAGCTGGTCTTAAATGAATCCGGTGTGGGCCCCTCCGATCATACTTCGTTTTATTTACAGGATATTCCAGCGCTCCATTTTTTTACGGGACAACATGAGGACTACCACAGGCCCACCGATGATGCGGATAAATTGAACTATGATGGGATGGAACAGCTTGTGGCGTACCTCACATCCGTTTGTATGGATTTGGACAAGGGTTCCAAACTGATGTTCAAAACGACCAAAAATGAAAGTGAGGAAGTCCCTCGATTTAAAGTGGGGCTCGGCGTAATTCCCGACTATTTGTTCGATGGAAAGGGAATGCGGATCGATGGAATAAGCGAGGACAAACCCGCTCAAAAGGCCGGACTTCAAAAAGGGGATGTGGTCATTCAACTGGGTGATAGCACGGTAACGGATATGATGAGTTATATGCGGGCGCTTTCTTCCTTTGAAAAAGGGGATGCCACCAAAGTAGTTATCGACAGAAATGGGGAAAAAATCGAAGTGGAAATTCAATTCTAA
- a CDS encoding GIY-YIG nuclease family protein: MVFVYVLKSEIDNRLYVGLTQNVEKRLREHNSGKTRSTKGYRPWQLIYVEEYPDRPTARKREKYLKSGYGKQWLKNKHN; the protein is encoded by the coding sequence ATGGTTTTTGTTTACGTTCTTAAAAGCGAAATTGACAATAGGCTTTATGTTGGGTTGACCCAAAATGTTGAGAAGAGGCTTAGAGAACATAATAGCGGAAAAACAAGAAGTACAAAGGGATATCGCCCCTGGCAATTGATTTATGTCGAGGAATATCCCGATCGACCCACTGCGAGAAAACGAGAGAAGTACCTTAAATCGGGGTACGGCAAGCAGTGGTTAAAGAATAAACACAACTAG
- the rbfA gene encoding 30S ribosome-binding factor RbfA: protein METQRQKKIGGIIQQDIAEVLQRAATEGGLKGVLISVTKVSITTDLSIAKIYVSIFPPKEANALLDGIRSNKALIKHELAQRTKNQLRRVPELHFYLDDSLDYIEKIEESLKGEENPIEKRDLLDKRKKS from the coding sequence ATGGAAACGCAACGACAGAAGAAAATTGGGGGCATTATTCAGCAGGATATTGCGGAGGTCCTTCAACGGGCCGCCACGGAAGGGGGCTTAAAAGGGGTATTGATATCAGTGACCAAGGTTTCCATAACCACGGACCTGTCCATTGCCAAGATTTACGTTTCCATTTTTCCGCCCAAAGAGGCCAATGCGCTATTGGATGGCATTCGTTCCAATAAGGCCCTGATCAAACATGAATTGGCCCAACGGACCAAAAACCAATTGCGAAGGGTTCCGGAGCTTCACTTTTATTTGGATGATTCATTGGATTATATCGAAAAAATTGAGGAATCCTTGAAAGGGGAAGAAAATCCCATTGAAAAAAGGGACTTGTTGGACAAGCGAAAGAAATCCTGA
- the dusB gene encoding tRNA dihydrouridine synthase DusB, with the protein MPKIGDIELPDFPLLLAPMEDVSDPPFRALCKENGADVVYTEFISSEGLIRDAAKSVIKLDIYEKERPVGIQIFGAELDSMLQAIDIVEQSNPDIIDINFGCPVKKVVCKNAGAGILRDIPLMVKLTEAMVKRTKLPVTVKTRLGWDSDSIKIVDVAEQLQDVGIQAISIHGRTRVQMYKGHADWKPIAAVKNNPRMHIPVFGNGDVDTPEAAVRMRDDFGLDGAMIGRASIGNPWFFNQVKHYFETGEHLPSPTMEARVEAARRHLQMAIDWKGEKLGVFETRRHYTNYFKGIPHFKEYRMKMVTSDDSADVFAAFDEVLEKFGDFQFA; encoded by the coding sequence TTGCCCAAAATAGGAGACATAGAACTACCTGATTTTCCCTTGCTTTTGGCACCCATGGAAGATGTGAGTGACCCTCCTTTTAGGGCACTCTGCAAGGAAAATGGAGCGGATGTGGTCTACACGGAATTCATTTCTTCCGAAGGGCTCATTCGCGATGCGGCCAAAAGCGTCATAAAACTGGATATTTACGAAAAGGAACGCCCTGTGGGGATTCAAATCTTTGGTGCGGAACTGGATTCAATGTTGCAGGCCATAGATATTGTTGAGCAATCAAATCCGGATATTATCGATATCAATTTTGGTTGTCCGGTAAAAAAGGTGGTTTGCAAAAATGCCGGAGCAGGTATTTTGCGTGATATTCCGTTGATGGTAAAATTGACCGAAGCCATGGTAAAGCGGACCAAACTTCCAGTAACCGTAAAAACCAGGCTGGGATGGGACAGTGATTCCATCAAGATTGTGGATGTTGCGGAACAACTTCAGGATGTGGGGATTCAAGCGATTTCCATACACGGAAGGACACGGGTACAGATGTATAAGGGCCATGCTGATTGGAAGCCCATTGCAGCGGTAAAGAACAATCCACGGATGCATATCCCCGTCTTTGGCAATGGGGATGTGGATACTCCAGAAGCTGCAGTTAGGATGCGGGATGACTTTGGTCTGGATGGGGCCATGATCGGGCGCGCCAGTATTGGCAACCCCTGGTTTTTCAATCAGGTAAAGCACTATTTTGAAACCGGGGAACACCTGCCTTCACCCACCATGGAAGCGCGTGTGGAAGCCGCCCGTCGCCATTTGCAGATGGCCATTGATTGGAAAGGGGAAAAACTGGGTGTTTTTGAAACCCGCCGTCATTATACCAATTATTTCAAAGGGATTCCGCACTTTAAGGAATACCGAATGAAAATGGTTACAAGTGATGATTCGGCTGATGTCTTTGCCGCTTTTGATGAGGTGTTGGAGAAGTTCGGGGACTTTCAATTTGCATAA